One stretch of Trichocoleus sp. FACHB-46 DNA includes these proteins:
- a CDS encoding tyrosine-type recombinase/integrase, producing MIAQYLINDRARLGLVGASTHSFRRTALTQMSSAGIPLRVIQEISGYRSLQALQRYLKVLELQMEGAIAALRF from the coding sequence TTGATCGCTCAGTATCTAATCAACGATCGCGCTCGTTTGGGGCTAGTGGGAGCCAGTACTCACAGCTTCAGAAGAACTGCTCTGACCCAGATGAGCAGTGCCGGGATACCGCTGCGAGTGATTCAGGAGATATCGGGGTACCGCAGCTTACAAGCACTTCAGCGGTATTTGAAGGTATTGGAGCTTCAGATGGAGGGGGCGATCGCGGCTTTACGTTTTTGA